The genomic region CGCGGTTTGATCGAAGAGTTTGATAAGGCAAATGTAAACTATGCCACCCGCGAATCTTTCGATTTCTTCTATCCCGGCTACGGTTCGTCCTATCCAAGTGTGATGGGCGGAATTGGGATGTTGGCTGAGCAGGGCGGACACAGCAGAGGTGGACGTGCGGTCGAAACCGATGACGATTATATCCTTACACTTCGTCAGCGTGTGTTCGATCATTATACCAATGGGGTTTCCATTGTTAAAACCTCTGTGGAGAATAAAGAAGGACTGCTGACTTATTTCAAGAATTCGGTATCACAATCTACCCAGAAAGGAAATACACAAGCTTATATCCTGAAGAATAATGAGAATGATTACACCTATCAGGTGATCAATATGCTGATGAAGCATAATGTGAGGATCGAGCGGGCGACGGAGGATTTCAATCAAAGGAATTCATATAGCTATTGGGATGCAAGCTCTTCAACCCAAAGTTTTGAAGCAGGTGATTTCATTATTAAAACAGATCAGCCCAAGCACCTTTTCGTTAATACGCTATTCCGCAATCAAATGCAGATTGAGGATTCGGTAATGTATGATATGGCTACCTGGTCTATTCCATTAGCTTATAATCTGGATGCAGCCTGGACGACCAATAATGTGGGAGTATCCACTGAGGTGCTGACCAAAGAGCTCAGCTATCCGGCTGCGTTGGAAAATAGCGGGGCACAATATGCTTATGTGATCGACTGGAAACAGCGTCACGCCCCCAAAGCACTGGCAAAACTCTGGGATATGGGATATAACGTTCGCAGTGCCGGAAGAACCTTCACCTATAACGGAACTACCTACACGGAAGGAAGTCTGGTTGTATTGGTAGGTCGAAATTATGAGAAAAGATCCCACATTCAAGCTGATATGAGGCAACTTTCCGAAGGGGTGAGTGTAGTCATTGAAGGATTTGATACCGGACGTATGGATGAAGGGATGGACCTGGCCTCAAGTGATAGTGAGCCCGTTAAGGAACCAAAGGTTGCACTGATGGTCGATACTCCTTTCAGCTCTTATACTGCAGGTCAGCTTTGGTTTTTATTTGATCAATGGACTGAATTTGGTATCGACCGAATCCGGTCCGGAAGCTTTAACGGTATTGATTTGGCTGAATACGACGTGATCCTCATGCCGGGAGCATGGGGTGGTTTGAATGAAGTTTGGAATGATTCCCAGGTCGAAAACCTCAAATCGTGGGTTCGCAAAGGCGGGGTTTTGATAGGAACCGAAGGCAGTGGAGCATGGCTAACGAAAGATCAGTCAGGGTTTACCGATGTTAAACTTTTTGAAGAAGAAGAGGACGACAGCACTGAGGTTGAGGACAAAGCCTATACCAAATATGCTGATCGCACGGATGTATTTGGATTGGAAAGAATCCCCGGTTCCGCATTCAAAGGTATCATAGATAATACAAATCCGCTGGCTTTTGGATTACCTGAGCAGCTCTACTCTCTGAAGTTTGGTGATAATGGGATCGTGCCGAATAACTCCCTTCAAACTGTAGGATATTATGTGAAAGAGGGAGAAGTGATGGCTTCCGGTTATGCCTCAGAAGAAAACAAAGAAAAAGCAAGAGGGAAGGCATTCGCAGCGGTTCAGAATATGGGCAGCGGTAAAGTGGTATTCCTGCTGGATAACACCCAATATCGAATGTTCTGGGTAGGACCAAGCCGAATGGTTCAAAATGCTGTTATGTTGCTTCCCGGATTCTGATAGCAAGATGGGATAACAATAACAGGGGTATTTCCTGTTAAAGAAAGATCATTAAAAACCGGTTCATACATTAAGTTTGGACCGGTTTTTTTGTGTCTGAGGTTTCTGATACCCAATTTTGGTATATGCGGTCAGCTAGATCTTGTTGATTCAGATTTCTGTCTTATATTTATGCAGCTTTAATTTTACTATGCATAAAACAACCCTACTATGAAATTTATTCGTGCTTTTTTGTTATCAATTCTGATCCTTACTTCGATCATTTCTTGTGTGCCGCAAGAAAATGAGTCAGCATTTATATATGCTCCGGATCAGGAAATGATCACTGCTGTAGATGAGGTGATGGAACGCCAGATCGAACTTGGACGAATTGCCGGAGGCGTGGTTATGATATCAAGAGGAGACAGCATCATTACCGAAAAAGCTTGGGGTTGGAAGAACAGAGAGGAAGAAGAGCCAATGGAAACCCACCATCTGTTTCGCATTGCTTCTATGACAAAAGTAATTACCTCAACAGCTATACTACAGCTTTATGAAGATGGAAAGCTATCTTTGGATGATCCTGTTGAAAAGTACATCCCCGAATTTGATGATCCGGTTGTTTTGACCGAATTCAATGAAGAAACCGGTGATTATGAAACCCGTCCGGCTTCCAGAGATATTACCATCCATGATCTCCTCACCCACACATCAGGTGTTGCCTATGGATTTACGAGCAGTACCTTTAGTACGATCTTCAGTAACGCAGGTGTTCCTAATCTTGGCTCTGAAGAAGAACTCACCATTGGGGAATCAATGGCTACTTTGGGAGATCTGCCATTGGCTCACGACCCTGGGGAGCAATTTACTTATGGTTTGAATACAGATGTACTTGGGCGGGTTGTTGAAGTTGCATCAGGACGGACATTGGCTGATTATTTCTCTACACATATATTTGAGCCACTGAATCTGGATGATATTGGGTTCTATCATCCGGGTCGTGAGGAAGATCTTACACGGTTATATACCATCGAAGATAGCACCTTGGTCGTATATCCGGAGGAGGATTATGGAATGATCACTCCAAATTTCCCGGTCAGCGGGGCAATGACCTACTATTCAGGTGGGGCGGGTTTAACGGCCTCCACAAGTGATTATCTGACTTTCTTGTCAGCATTACACAATGATGGAAGTTTCAACGGAACCCGGATTTTAGAGCGAGAGACCGTTGACCTGATGACTGAAAATCAGATCGGAGAGCTTGATCTAAACGGAAATAAGTTTGGTTATGGATTGATGATCACAACTGAGGAAGGGTATGAGGAAGGAAAACGATCAGTGGGAAGCCTGAGCTGGGGAGGAGCTTTTCAAAGCACATATTGGATGGATCCTGAACACGATATGCTGGTTGTGATGATGACACAAGTAATACCGGCTTTGGGGCAGGGTGAGTTTTACGATAGCTTTGAACGAGCGATATATAAATCCATTAAAACAGAATGATGGTATTCATTCTGTTTTAGGAAGAAGCGATATAAATACTATGATTTGGCTTTTTTCTTCCTCTTTTCAAGTTGTTTTCGGTTTTTGCGTTTTGCGAAATAGGGCGTAAAAAATAAGTAGATACCGGTAATCCATAAAATGGTAACTACGAGGCCTGATGGAAGAAATACCCAAAGCTTGGCTGAATTATGAAACCAAGAGCCATCGTGTAGTGATTCAAGTAACTCAGATCGTCGATAAGCAACCTGTAAAATCTCACTGGTTTCAGTATCAATCTGG from Gracilimonas sp. harbors:
- a CDS encoding M14 family zinc carboxypeptidase, producing MKYTVTVLTFMLTSVLAFAQQDAFERFQFHPDLNYNSGITSPAEYLGYELGEEFTFHYQVMDYFKNLAEESDRISFHKYATTYEGRDLYYAVITSEDNMDNIESIRNANVELANDPESTSIEEKPVVVWMSYNVHGNEASSSEAAMQTAYRLVAGTDSETRNWLENSVVIIDPMMNPDGRDRYVYWYKSSQANILNTDANDLEHDEIWPGGRTNHYWFDLNRDWVWLVHPESQGRIAAYQEWMPQVHMDFHEQGFNNNYFAMPGTTPRNLELPDEYDRWADAFGRGLIEEFDKANVNYATRESFDFFYPGYGSSYPSVMGGIGMLAEQGGHSRGGRAVETDDDYILTLRQRVFDHYTNGVSIVKTSVENKEGLLTYFKNSVSQSTQKGNTQAYILKNNENDYTYQVINMLMKHNVRIERATEDFNQRNSYSYWDASSSTQSFEAGDFIIKTDQPKHLFVNTLFRNQMQIEDSVMYDMATWSIPLAYNLDAAWTTNNVGVSTEVLTKELSYPAALENSGAQYAYVIDWKQRHAPKALAKLWDMGYNVRSAGRTFTYNGTTYTEGSLVVLVGRNYEKRSHIQADMRQLSEGVSVVIEGFDTGRMDEGMDLASSDSEPVKEPKVALMVDTPFSSYTAGQLWFLFDQWTEFGIDRIRSGSFNGIDLAEYDVILMPGAWGGLNEVWNDSQVENLKSWVRKGGVLIGTEGSGAWLTKDQSGFTDVKLFEEEEDDSTEVEDKAYTKYADRTDVFGLERIPGSAFKGIIDNTNPLAFGLPEQLYSLKFGDNGIVPNNSLQTVGYYVKEGEVMASGYASEENKEKARGKAFAAVQNMGSGKVVFLLDNTQYRMFWVGPSRMVQNAVMLLPGF
- a CDS encoding serine hydrolase domain-containing protein produces the protein MKFIRAFLLSILILTSIISCVPQENESAFIYAPDQEMITAVDEVMERQIELGRIAGGVVMISRGDSIITEKAWGWKNREEEEPMETHHLFRIASMTKVITSTAILQLYEDGKLSLDDPVEKYIPEFDDPVVLTEFNEETGDYETRPASRDITIHDLLTHTSGVAYGFTSSTFSTIFSNAGVPNLGSEEELTIGESMATLGDLPLAHDPGEQFTYGLNTDVLGRVVEVASGRTLADYFSTHIFEPLNLDDIGFYHPGREEDLTRLYTIEDSTLVVYPEEDYGMITPNFPVSGAMTYYSGGAGLTASTSDYLTFLSALHNDGSFNGTRILERETVDLMTENQIGELDLNGNKFGYGLMITTEEGYEEGKRSVGSLSWGGAFQSTYWMDPEHDMLVVMMTQVIPALGQGEFYDSFERAIYKSIKTE